One segment of Gadus chalcogrammus isolate NIFS_2021 chromosome 8, NIFS_Gcha_1.0, whole genome shotgun sequence DNA contains the following:
- the LOC130388209 gene encoding histone H3.3A-like: MARTKQTARKSTGGKAPRNQLATKAARKRAASTGGVKKPHRYRPGTVALREIRRYQKSTELLIRKLPFQRLVREIAQDFKTDLRFQSTATGALQEASEAYLVGLFEDTNLCSIHTKRVTIMPKDIQLARRIRGERA, from the coding sequence ATGGCCCGTACCAAGCAGACCGCTCGTAAGTCCACTGGAGGAAAGGCTCCACGTAATCAGCTGGCCACCAAGGCGGCCCGTAAGAGGGCCGCCTCCACCGGCGGCGTCAAGAAGCCCCATCGTTACAGGCCCGGCACCGTGGCCCTGCGTGAGATCCGTCGCTACCAGAAGTCCACCGAGCTGTTGATCCGCAAGCTGCCCTTCCAGCGCCTGGTGAGGGAGATCGCCCAGGACTTCAAGACCGACCTGCGCTTCCAGAGCACGGCCACCGGGGCCCTGCAGGAGGCCAGCGAGGCCTACCTGGTGGGTCTGTTCGAGGACACCAACCTGTGCTCCATCCACACCAAGCGTGTCACCATCATGCCCAAAGACATCCAGCTGGCACGCCGTATCCGCGGGGAGCGCGCCTAG